A window of the Roseburia sp. 831b genome harbors these coding sequences:
- a CDS encoding DapH/DapD/GlmU-related protein, translating to MKLSKIVEEIDGKLIADGEFEEMNYCTAEVEKDFLTFMENPKFVEKISPYVTCIICTEELKDRLPEHIRGIFISEEPKFCFHKLFHKMNQNRVKEDKKTHIGQNCKISPMAVVAENNVIIGDNVTIEPFVMVNENVTIEDGCIIHSNVVIGGRSFSEARSRNGEMCGLDNMGNTVIEKNVEIMSGTHIAQGIWKDDITHIGENSRIDAMCHIGHGVSIGNSVLIAAGAVIGGNTRIGDNAWVGINATVSNRLKIGENARVSLGAVVTKDVEQDMTVTGNFAIEHRKFIEQIKENSRRGI from the coding sequence ATGAAACTTTCAAAAATAGTGGAAGAAATTGATGGAAAACTGATAGCTGATGGTGAGTTTGAGGAAATGAACTATTGCACAGCAGAGGTTGAAAAAGACTTCTTGACCTTTATGGAAAATCCTAAATTTGTTGAAAAAATAAGTCCATATGTTACATGCATTATTTGTACTGAAGAACTTAAGGATAGATTGCCGGAACATATAAGGGGGATTTTTATATCAGAAGAACCTAAGTTTTGTTTTCATAAATTGTTTCATAAAATGAATCAGAATAGAGTGAAAGAGGACAAGAAGACACATATAGGTCAAAACTGTAAAATAAGTCCAATGGCTGTTGTGGCAGAGAACAATGTTATTATAGGGGATAATGTTACGATTGAACCATTTGTTATGGTAAATGAGAATGTTACCATCGAGGATGGATGTATAATACATTCTAATGTTGTCATTGGAGGAAGAAGTTTTTCAGAGGCAAGAAGTAGGAATGGTGAAATGTGTGGACTTGATAATATGGGAAATACTGTGATTGAAAAGAACGTGGAAATTATGTCAGGGACACATATTGCACAGGGAATATGGAAAGATGATATTACACATATAGGTGAAAATTCTAGAATAGATGCAATGTGTCATATTGGTCATGGAGTGTCTATTGGAAATAGTGTATTAATAGCAGCCGGGGCAGTTATTGGAGGTAATACCAGAATAGGTGATAACGCATGGGTTGGAATAAATGCAACGGTATCTAACCGTCTTAAAATAGGCGAAAATGCCAGAGTTAGCTTAGGGGCAGTTGTAACAAAAGACGTTGAGCAAGATATGACAGTTACAGGAAATTTTGCGATTGAACATAGAAAGTTTATAGAGCAGATAAAAGAAAACAGTAGAAGAGGTATATAA
- a CDS encoding DegT/DnrJ/EryC1/StrS family aminotransferase → MIPLMNLDRQYANLQEKLDAAALKVLHSGNYILGEEVTEFEKEFAAYCGVKYAVGVGNGTDALVIALQACGVKAGDEVITCAMSFFATAEAVGVVGAKPVFVDCTKDTYLIDVDAIEEKITDKTKAIIPIHLYGQCANMDKVREIAKKHNLMVIEDAAQAAGAEYNGKKAGSLGDVGCFSFFPTKNLGCAGDGGIITTDNEEIYKQCLALRVHGSGLNGLFTYGKRKNIEVSEEKVDFNGNLPKYYNFVLGHNSRLDALQAALLRVKLPHLEEWNETRRKYAEEYNEKINNPVILKPVCKNENLHIYYVYVIVTEKRDELRDAMKEAGIATGVYFPVPLHLQRVFEDLGYKAGDMPNAEYLAAHSLAIPMFAELTEEERKKVIDVINNFEG, encoded by the coding sequence ATGATACCTTTGATGAATTTAGACAGACAATATGCAAATTTACAGGAGAAGCTGGATGCGGCAGCTTTAAAAGTACTTCACTCGGGTAATTATATATTAGGAGAGGAAGTAACAGAGTTTGAAAAAGAATTTGCAGCATATTGTGGTGTAAAATATGCGGTAGGAGTTGGCAATGGAACAGATGCACTTGTGATTGCGTTACAGGCCTGTGGAGTAAAAGCTGGTGATGAGGTTATTACATGTGCGATGAGTTTCTTTGCCACGGCAGAAGCGGTAGGAGTTGTTGGGGCAAAGCCAGTATTTGTAGATTGTACAAAAGACACCTATCTGATTGATGTAGATGCAATTGAAGAGAAAATTACAGATAAGACAAAAGCGATTATTCCGATTCATTTGTATGGACAGTGTGCAAATATGGATAAGGTAAGAGAAATCGCTAAGAAACACAATTTAATGGTGATTGAAGATGCAGCACAGGCAGCAGGTGCAGAATACAATGGGAAAAAAGCGGGCTCGCTCGGAGATGTAGGATGTTTTTCTTTTTTCCCTACAAAAAATCTTGGCTGTGCTGGAGATGGTGGAATCATTACGACAGACAATGAAGAAATTTACAAGCAGTGTTTGGCATTGAGAGTTCATGGAAGTGGATTAAATGGTTTATTTACATATGGTAAAAGAAAAAATATTGAGGTTTCGGAGGAAAAAGTTGATTTTAACGGAAATTTACCAAAATACTATAATTTTGTATTAGGCCATAATTCTCGTTTGGATGCGTTACAGGCTGCGCTGCTTCGGGTAAAACTACCTCATTTGGAAGAGTGGAATGAGACGAGAAGAAAGTATGCAGAGGAATATAATGAGAAAATTAATAACCCTGTAATTTTGAAACCGGTTTGCAAAAACGAAAATCTACACATTTATTATGTATATGTAATTGTGACAGAAAAAAGAGATGAGTTGCGAGATGCAATGAAGGAAGCAGGGATTGCAACTGGAGTATATTTTCCAGTGCCACTTCATTTGCAGAGAGTATTTGAGGATTTAGGATATAAAGCAGGTGATATGCCTAATGCAGAATATTTGGCAGCACATAGTCTTGCAATACCGATGTTTGCTGAATTAACAGAGGAAGAAAGAAAGAAAGTTATTGACGTAATTAATAATTTTGAAGGGTGA